The following proteins are encoded in a genomic region of Candidatus Poribacteria bacterium:
- a CDS encoding CoA-acylating methylmalonate-semialdehyde dehydrogenase: protein MPDVQTSLPNYIDCTWQQSAADELLDVTNPATGEVLAQVPLSPAAEVDQAATAAAAALQEWRRTPPVQRIQYLFALKNLLEENLDDIARTITLECGKTLDEAKGEMRRAIENVEVACGIPTLMQGTNLEDIASGIDEFMIRQPVGVCAAIAPFNFPGMITFWFLPYAIACGNTYIVKPSEKVPLTMQKVFQLLEQTGLPKGVVNLVNGGRETVDAILTHPEIRAISFVGATATAKAIYAKAAANGKRVQCQGGAKNPLIVLPDADPQFTVNATAESAFGCAGQRCLAASLTLTVGEARGWFTEAIADTATDRVVGNGLEEGVEMGPVITAESKSRIEGLIQAGVDEGAQLLVDGRYPSISGGENGNFIRPTVLNDLNPEGEIARTEIFGPVLGLIHVETIDDAIALINGGSYGNMACLFTSSGASARKFRYEAEIGNIGINIGVAAPMAFFPFSGWKDSFFGDLHGQSWDAVDFFTQKKVVVERWA from the coding sequence ATGCCTGACGTACAAACGTCACTGCCGAATTATATTGATTGTACATGGCAACAATCCGCAGCAGATGAATTACTTGACGTTACGAATCCAGCAACAGGTGAGGTGCTCGCCCAGGTGCCGCTTTCACCCGCTGCGGAGGTTGATCAGGCTGCGACAGCTGCCGCCGCTGCGCTCCAAGAATGGCGACGGACACCACCTGTCCAACGCATTCAATACCTCTTCGCTTTGAAGAATCTTTTAGAAGAAAACTTAGACGATATCGCCAGAACGATTACACTGGAGTGTGGTAAAACGCTTGACGAGGCAAAGGGTGAGATGCGGCGCGCCATTGAGAATGTTGAGGTCGCCTGCGGTATTCCGACGCTCATGCAAGGCACGAACTTGGAAGATATCGCGAGCGGAATTGATGAGTTTATGATTCGTCAGCCTGTTGGTGTCTGTGCTGCAATCGCGCCTTTCAACTTTCCCGGAATGATTACCTTCTGGTTTCTACCTTATGCGATTGCTTGTGGCAACACCTACATCGTCAAACCCTCGGAGAAAGTGCCACTCACAATGCAAAAGGTGTTTCAGCTGCTGGAACAGACCGGACTCCCTAAAGGCGTTGTGAACCTCGTTAATGGTGGCAGGGAGACTGTAGATGCGATCTTAACGCATCCAGAGATCCGAGCCATCAGTTTTGTCGGTGCGACAGCAACCGCGAAAGCCATCTATGCGAAAGCTGCAGCAAACGGTAAACGCGTCCAGTGTCAAGGTGGCGCGAAAAATCCGTTGATTGTCCTTCCAGATGCTGACCCGCAGTTTACTGTCAATGCTACGGCTGAAAGTGCGTTCGGGTGTGCTGGACAAAGGTGCCTTGCGGCATCCCTTACGCTAACTGTTGGTGAGGCACGTGGCTGGTTCACAGAAGCCATCGCTGACACCGCCACCGATCGGGTTGTCGGAAACGGGTTGGAAGAAGGGGTTGAAATGGGTCCCGTCATCACTGCCGAGAGTAAGAGCCGAATTGAGGGACTGATTCAGGCGGGTGTGGATGAGGGGGCGCAACTCCTTGTTGATGGCAGGTATCCGAGTATTTCCGGTGGTGAAAACGGTAATTTCATTCGACCGACAGTGCTCAACGACCTCAACCCGGAAGGCGAGATTGCCAGAACCGAAATTTTCGGACCCGTCTTAGGGCTCATCCATGTTGAGACGATTGATGATGCAATCGCGCTTATCAATGGCGGAAGTTACGGCAATATGGCGTGTCTCTTTACGAGTAGTGGTGCGTCTGCCCGAAAATTCCGTTATGAGGCGGAGATCGGCAATATCGGCATTAACATCGGGGTCGCTGCACCGATGGCATTTTTCCCTTTCAGTGGTTGGAAGGATAGTTTCTTTGGGGATCTCCACGGTCAGAGTTGGGATGCTGTGGACTTCTTTACGCAGAAGAAGGTTGTCGTTGAACGTTGGGCGTAA
- a CDS encoding S41 family peptidase encodes MKLLTGGFGNLQISPRTCFHVFVLIGLICAFVPFGWSSEETEKTDDDILLENLALFSEILAHVQQRHLDTPETKEIVEGAIKGMLRKLDPYSQFISDYREFQTQNYGNYGGLGMTVGIREDMLTVITPFKDNPAALAGVQNGDIISHIEDESTAVMSLSEAVNLLRGEPGTPVSITIVREGESRPIQLAITREVIRIPSVEPNVIGDKIGYIKINQFLQTTANDVDNALLDFKKQNVRGVILDLRNNPGGLLTSAVDIASDFLEPDQLVVYSQGIEKRDNFKAKGAKRADLPLIVLVDGGSASASEIVAGAVKDHGRGLVMGSRTFGKASVQRIFPLSNSKAAVKLTVASYYTPSGVGIDKVGIMPDVESPGFSFSEQKMHLKLRNHEKLKTFIEDHGDDVLTKLATAEDAPRDDRHAVKLLRSYQRLADALTEEQIVLSDIGMKYALAEITEDPRDELEHDPQIVAAMEQLKVLELFAKKD; translated from the coding sequence ATGAAACTTTTAACAGGGGGTTTTGGGAATCTACAAATTTCGCCCAGAACCTGTTTTCACGTCTTTGTATTGATAGGTCTTATCTGCGCGTTTGTACCCTTCGGTTGGAGTTCGGAAGAAACCGAAAAAACGGATGATGATATACTCCTCGAAAATCTCGCGCTATTCTCAGAGATTCTCGCTCATGTCCAACAAAGACATCTTGATACACCGGAGACCAAAGAGATCGTAGAAGGTGCCATCAAGGGTATGCTTCGCAAATTGGATCCATACAGCCAATTCATTTCGGACTATCGTGAATTTCAGACCCAGAACTATGGCAATTATGGTGGTCTTGGCATGACAGTCGGTATTCGAGAAGATATGCTGACTGTGATTACACCCTTTAAGGATAATCCTGCTGCACTGGCTGGCGTGCAAAACGGTGATATCATCAGCCACATTGAAGATGAATCGACAGCAGTCATGTCGCTGTCTGAAGCTGTTAACCTGTTACGTGGTGAACCGGGGACCCCAGTTTCCATCACGATTGTGCGCGAGGGTGAGAGCCGTCCGATTCAGCTTGCTATCACGCGTGAAGTCATTCGGATCCCGAGCGTCGAGCCAAATGTTATCGGAGATAAGATCGGCTATATCAAAATCAATCAGTTCCTTCAGACAACGGCTAACGACGTGGATAATGCCTTGCTTGACTTCAAGAAGCAAAATGTGCGAGGTGTTATTCTCGACCTTCGCAATAATCCCGGTGGGCTCCTCACTTCGGCTGTCGATATTGCGAGTGACTTTCTTGAGCCGGATCAGCTTGTTGTTTATAGTCAGGGAATTGAAAAGCGGGATAACTTCAAGGCAAAAGGGGCGAAAAGAGCGGATTTGCCGCTGATTGTGCTTGTTGATGGTGGTAGTGCGAGTGCTTCTGAGATCGTTGCGGGGGCCGTAAAGGACCACGGACGGGGATTGGTTATGGGTAGTAGAACCTTCGGTAAAGCATCGGTGCAACGCATATTCCCACTAAGTAATTCAAAAGCTGCTGTGAAATTAACCGTCGCAAGTTATTACACGCCGAGCGGGGTTGGCATTGATAAAGTCGGTATCATGCCCGATGTTGAATCACCGGGGTTTAGTTTTTCTGAGCAGAAAATGCATTTGAAGCTTCGGAATCACGAGAAACTCAAAACCTTCATAGAAGACCACGGCGACGATGTGTTAACGAAACTCGCCACTGCGGAGGATGCACCTCGCGATGACCGGCATGCCGTAAAGCTCCTGAGGAGTTACCAACGTTTGGCGGACGCGCTTACAGAGGAACAGATTGTTCTCAGCGATATTGGTATGAAATACGCCCTTGCTGAAATTACGGAAGACCCACGTGACGAACTTGAACATGATCCACAAATCGTCGCCGCTATGGAACAGTTGAAAGTGCTTGAACTCTTCGCAAAGAAGGATTGA